The genomic interval GGCGTCCAGGACGACCCGCTGCCCGGCGTCCGTGACCCGCTCCTCGCCCTCCCGGATCACCGCGAACACGTCGTTCGCGTACGCCGTCGCCGAGGCGCGGTCGTCGGCGCCGGAGAACAGCGCCACCGCCCCGTACCAGTCGGCCGGGTCGTCACTGGCCGGCGCGCCCAGCCGACGCTGCGCCTCGGCCAGCAGGGCGGCGCCGCCCGCCACGTTCGCCGCCGGGTCCTCGCGCAGCGTCCCGGCGCTCAGGCCGGTCAGCCGGGCCGCCCTCGGCAGGGTGGTCAGCCGGTCCGGCAGCTCCGCGGTGTCCAGGCCGAGCTCCGAGGGGCGCAGCGCGGGACGCGCGTCGTCACCGCGCGGGTCCTCGGAGCCGGTCGCGTGGTGCCCGGCGGAGGCGAGCGCGGCGCGGGCGTCGGTCAGGTGCATCGGCCCGTAACCGCCGGTGACGCTCGGGGCGCCCCCGTGCGCGTCCCAGCGGGACTGCAGATAGGAGACGCCCAGCAGGACGCTCTGCGGGACGTCGTACGCGGCCGCGGCGGAGGCGAACGCCTGTTGCAGCCGGACGGTGGCCGGCGGGGCCGGGTCGGGCGCCGCGCCCAGCAGGGGCAGCGTCAACGAGGCCGCGGCCAGGGCGCCCACAGCGCCCCGGACGGCGCGTCGTGACGGCCCGGCCGCACGGCCGGGCTCGGTGGCGAGGTCTCGCACTGCAGCCTCCTGGGGACGGTCGGGTGACCCGTCAGTGGTACCGGCAGGCCGATGATCCGTCAATCATGCCCAGGAAGGCGCGAATTCCCTTGTCAATCGCGGTGTGCGCGGTTTCGTGGCGGTCCGTGGCGGGACCTGCGGCGCGTCAGCGGTCTACACCGGTGGCGCGCCCGGCGGCGTCTGCGCCGTGGTCGTACGCCGTCCCTTCCTGGACGGCTCGGGAGCGGCGGTCCGAGAGGGACCGCCCGACAGTGACGGCCCGACTGCCCGCGGCGGTCGTCGCCTGCGGGCAGTCGCACGGGCGTCGGCGGGACGGTCGTGCCGCGCGGGTCAGCGGGTGCCGACCGCGGCGCGCACGGCCCGCCGGGCCAGCTGGCAGTCGTCGTGCAGCCGGCGCAGCAGCAGCCGCTGCTCCTCACCGGACGGCACGCCCCCCGGCCGGCCCCCCGCGGGCGCCGGCGCCGACTCGTGCATCGAACGCTGCACGGCCGTCTCACAGGTGCGGATCTCCCGGGTCAGCACCAGCATCAGGTTCACCAGGAACGCGTCGCGCGAGGCGGGGCCCGCCGCCTGGGCGATCTGGCTGATCTGGCGCCGGGCCGCGGGCGCGTCCCCGAGCACGGACCACAGGGTCGCCAGGTCGTAGCCCGGCAGGTACCAGCCCGCGTGCTCCCAGTCCACCAGCACCGGACCGGCCGGTGAGATCAGGATGTTGGAGAGCAGCGCGTCGCCGTGGCAGAACTGTCCCATGCCCTGCCGCCCCGTCGCCAGGGCGATGCCGCGCAGCAGCTTCTGCAGGTCGCCGAGGTCCCGGTCGGTGAGCAGACCCAGCTCGTGGTACCGGTTGATGCGGGCCGCGTAGTCCAGCGGCGCGTCGAACGTCCCGGCGGGCGGCCGCCAGGAGTTGAGCCGGCAGATCGCGCCGAGTGCCGCCCTGATGTCCGCCCGGGGCGGCGCTTCCACCGGGTGCCGCTGGAGCGCAGCCACCCGTCCGGGCAGACGCTCGACGACCAGCGTGCAGTTGTCCGGATCCGCTGCGATCAGCCGGGGCACCCGCACGGGCGGACGCTGCCGGACGAACGAGCGGTATGCCGCTATTTCGTGCCGGATGCGCTCACTCCACGCGGGGGAGTGGTCCAGTAAGCACTTGGCGACCGCCGTGCTGCGGCCCGTGGTGCCCACCAGGAGGACCGACCGGCCGGTGCGGCGCAGCACCTGGACCGGCGCGAACTCCGGACAGATGCGGTGCACCGACGCGAGCGCCGTGCGCAGCTGCGCGCCCTGTGCGCCGGACAGGTCGAGCCTCCCGCTGAGCGGCTGGGTGCCCGGTCCCGCGAGGCGCCGTGCGTTGCCCGCGCCGAGCACCGGGTTCGCCGGCCGCGCGGGGGCGAGGTAGGGGCCGCTGTCCGACGGACGCGGACGCAGCGGCCGGGGCGGGGCGGACACGGAGGACGATGCTGCGTACATGGGTGATACAGATCCCTTCGTGTGCCTGCGACGTCAGCGCACCACCCAACCCGGCCGCCCGGCCGCACCCTGGGGGAATGCCCCTGCGGCGACGGGGTCGTGGTGGCGCGTTCCTACTCGACACCCGAGGGCCCCTGGCACACCATCTGGCGGACCCTGGCGAACCCTGGCGAATAGTCGCCCGGCATGGCCCACGGGGCTACTGTCAACTCAGCCGAGAACCTGGGGGCTTGACGTGAGCGGACGACCCAACACCCGGCTCGCGGACCTGTTCGGCCTGGCCGGCTGGTCCAAGGGCGAACTCGCGAGGCTGGTCAACCGGCGGGCGGCGGCCATGGGCCATCCGCAGCTGGCGACCGACACCTCCCGGGTGCGGCGGTGGATCGACATGGGAGAGATCCCGCGCGATCCGGTTCCGCGGGTGCTGGCGGCTCTGTTCACCGAGCGTCTCGGCCGTGTCGTGACCATCGAGGATCTCGGTCTGGTCCGGCACGGGCGTACGGGGAAACGGCCACGCGCCGGGAGTGCGGAACATCCCGACGGAATGCCGTGGGCGCCCGAGCGGACGGCCGAGGTCCTCACCGAATTCACGGGAATGGACCTCATGCTCAACCGACGCGGCCTGGTGGGTGCGGGCGCCGCCCTCACCGCGGGCTCCGCACTCAGCAGCGCCATGCACGACTGGCTGCACACCGATCCGGCCCTGACCACAGACGCCCCCCGCCTGCACGATCCCCTGCACGCCGAACCCGCCGGGTTCGACCGCTACGAGGCCGCCCCCATCGGGTCGCAGGAGATCGAGGAACTGGAGCGCTCCGTGGAGGTGTTCCGGGCCTGGGACGCCGCCCGCGGCGGCGGGCTCCAGCGCAAGGCGGTCGTGGGGCAGCTCAACGAGGTGGGCGGCATGCTCGCCTACCGCCACCCGCCCCATCTGCAGCGGCGCCTGTGGGGCGTCGCCGCCAACCTCGCCGTCCTCGCCGGCTGGATGTCGCACGACGTCGGCATGGAACCGACGGCGCAGAAGTACTTCGTCATCGCCGCCCACGCGGCACGGGAGGGCGGCGACCGCCCGCGCGCCGGCGAGGCGCTGTCCCGCGCGGCACGCCAGATGGTGCACCTGGGCCGGCCCGGCGAGGCACTGGACCTGATGAAGCTCGCCCAGTCCGGCTCGGGCGACCAGATGCTGCCCCGCACCCGCGCCATGTTCCACACCATCGAGGCCTGGGCGCAGGCGTCCATGGGCAAGGGCCAGGCGATGCGCCGCACCCTGGGCCAGGCCGAGGACCTGTTCGTCTCCGACAAGGGGGACGTGCCGCCGCCGGACTGGATGCAGCTGTTCAACGAGGCGGACCTGTACGGCATGCAGGCCCTGGCGTACCGGACGCTCGCGGAGTTCGAACCGGGCGCGGCCGTCCACGCCCAGCACTACGCGGACAAGGCGCTGGCCCTGCGGGTGGACGCCCAGCAGCGGTCGAAGATCTTCGACTTCCTGTCGATGGCCTCCGCGTGCTTCATCGCCGACGATCCCGAGCAGGCCGACCGGTTCGCGCGGCTCGCCCTGGTGTCGATGGGCCAGAACTCCTCGCGCCGCACCTGGGACCGGCTGCGCCAGATGTACCGGCTGACCGCCGAGTACGCCTCGTACCCGAGGATCCAGGAGCTGCGGGAGGAGATCGAGGTGGCGCTCCCCCACCCGTGGGGGAAGGGCGGCAGCACCAAGGCCTGAGGTCACGCGCCGCCAGGCGACTCCGCCCTCGTCACGAGGCCACCCGCGCCACCAGCACACAGGCGTGCCCGGCACGCTCCCCTTCACCGATCTCCCGTACGACCTCCCGGACGCAGTCCTGGGCGGAACGGCCCCCGGCGAACCGGGGCGCCAGGGAGAGGAGGCGGTGGACGGCGGCCGTCCCGGTGTACCCGGGCACCAGGCCGTCGGTGTGCAGCAGGAGCAGGTCGCCGACCTCGAGGGTCTCCTCGGCCTGCCCGTGTCCGGCGCCCGGGGCGGCGCCCAGCAGCGCCCCCCGCGGTGCGTCGAGCACCCGCCCCGCCCGGCCGCGGTAGAGCAGCGGGGCGGGGCTGCCGGCCCGCGCCCACACCGCGGTGCGGGTGTCGTGCCGGTAGCGCAGGCAGACGGCGCCGGCCAGGGTCGGCTGGGCGGTGGTGTCGAGCAGCCGGTCGAGGCAGTCCAGCAGGGGGCCGGGTGCGGTGCCGGCCAGGGCCATGCCCCGGACGGCGCCGAGCAGCAGGGCCACGCCGGACGTGGCGCCCACGCCGTGTCCGGTCAGCTCGCCGACGCCGAGCAGGGTCGCGTCGTCGGACAGTTCGAGGGCGTCGTACCAGTCGCCGCCGGCCGATGCGCGCCCGGAGGGGGGCAGACGGGCGGCGGCCACGTCCAGGGCCCGCGGGCCGCGCCGAGGGAAGCGCAGGGACCCGTGCCACGTCGGCAGCACGGCCTCCCGCAGCTCGACCGCGAGCCGGTGCTCGCTCCGCGCGGCGGCGTGCCGGTGCCGGTGCAGCGAGTCACGGGTCTCGCTCACCGCCCTCCGGCAGCGGCGCAGTTCGCTGACGTCGCGCAGGACCGCCCACATGGAGACGGTGCTGCCGTCGGCGCCGAGCACCGGTTCGCCCATCATGTGCACGGTCCGTATGACGTCGTCCGCGTGCACGACGCGGAACTCCCCGTCGATGGGCCGGCCGTCGACCAGGCAGCCGGTGACCATCTCGGTCAGCCGCGGCCGGTCCTCGTCGAACACGAGGGAGGGCAGTTCGTCGAGGGTGAGCGGGGGAGCGGCCGGGTCGCGGCCGAGGATCCGGTACAGCTCGCCGGACCAGCTCACCTCGTCCGTGAGGAGGTGCCATTCCGCGCTGCCCACCCGGCTGAGCAGGGAGGCGCGGGGCGGGTCCGGCGGCGCGGGTGACTCCTCGGCCGGGACGCCCGGCGCGGGCGGCGGGTCGTCCCGCAGCTGCGCCAGGTGCTCGTCCAGGTCGTCGAGCTGGTGCATCGCCAGGTCGTACAGCGCGCGACGCCAGCGCTCCCGGGGGTCTCCCGCGTCGGCCGGGGTGTCGCGGCGCACCGCGTCCACCTCGCCCTTGAGCCGCCGGGTCTGCGAGATGAGCGCGTCGACCGGGCCGCCTCCCGGCGGCCGGGCGGCGGGGCGGTCCGCGGGGAGAGAGGACGGCATGACGCACTCCG from Streptomyces sp. DH-12 carries:
- a CDS encoding aminoglycoside phosphotransferase family protein, which gives rise to MYAASSSVSAPPRPLRPRPSDSGPYLAPARPANPVLGAGNARRLAGPGTQPLSGRLDLSGAQGAQLRTALASVHRICPEFAPVQVLRRTGRSVLLVGTTGRSTAVAKCLLDHSPAWSERIRHEIAAYRSFVRQRPPVRVPRLIAADPDNCTLVVERLPGRVAALQRHPVEAPPRADIRAALGAICRLNSWRPPAGTFDAPLDYAARINRYHELGLLTDRDLGDLQKLLRGIALATGRQGMGQFCHGDALLSNILISPAGPVLVDWEHAGWYLPGYDLATLWSVLGDAPAARRQISQIAQAAGPASRDAFLVNLMLVLTREIRTCETAVQRSMHESAPAPAGGRPGGVPSGEEQRLLLRRLHDDCQLARRAVRAAVGTR
- a CDS encoding SpoIIE family protein phosphatase translates to MPSSLPADRPAARPPGGGPVDALISQTRRLKGEVDAVRRDTPADAGDPRERWRRALYDLAMHQLDDLDEHLAQLRDDPPPAPGVPAEESPAPPDPPRASLLSRVGSAEWHLLTDEVSWSGELYRILGRDPAAPPLTLDELPSLVFDEDRPRLTEMVTGCLVDGRPIDGEFRVVHADDVIRTVHMMGEPVLGADGSTVSMWAVLRDVSELRRCRRAVSETRDSLHRHRHAAARSEHRLAVELREAVLPTWHGSLRFPRRGPRALDVAAARLPPSGRASAGGDWYDALELSDDATLLGVGELTGHGVGATSGVALLLGAVRGMALAGTAPGPLLDCLDRLLDTTAQPTLAGAVCLRYRHDTRTAVWARAGSPAPLLYRGRAGRVLDAPRGALLGAAPGAGHGQAEETLEVGDLLLLHTDGLVPGYTGTAAVHRLLSLAPRFAGGRSAQDCVREVVREIGEGERAGHACVLVARVAS